The nucleotide window TCTCCGGGCCGGCAATCCGGCCGATCGCCGTTCTCGCGGTGTACGAGGTTGCGCGCGCGGTCACGATTCCGATTATCGGCCAGGGCGGGATCGAAACCACGAGCGACGCGCTCGAGTTCTTCCTCGCCGGCGCGAGCGCGGTGAGCATCGGAACGGCGAACTTCACCGATCCTCGGGTGCCGGTGCGGATCGTCGAGGAACTGCGAGCCTATCTCGCCCAACGCAACCTTCGTTCGCTCTCGTCCATCGTAGGCAGAGCCAACGTCGGTTTCGCAAACGCGCAACAGTATGAAGGGGATGAGGGATAACGCTATGAGCCAGTTGATCGTCGCATTGGACGTGCCGGGGCCCGAACAGGCCGAGGCGCTCATCGACCAGCTCTACGAACTCGACGTCATCTTCAAAATCGGTCTCGAAGCGCTCTGCGGATATCCGGAGCGGATTTTCTCGTATCTGCAAGCCCGCGACGTCCGCTACTTCGTCGATGTGAAATTGCACGATATTCCGCGCACGGTCGGCGCGGCGATCCGGCAACTCGTGCGGCCCGGCGCGCACATCATCAACGTGCACGCGTTAGGCGGGCTGGAGATGATGCGAGCGGCGGTCGAGAGCGCGGATGCGCGGGCCGACGAACTCGGGATCTCGCGCCCGCACATCTTCGCGGTCACGATCTTGACGAGCCTGGCGCATGAGGACCTCGGCGAACTCGGCTTGAGCGGAGGCATCGGCGAAAACGCGACGCGGCTTGCGGCGCTCGCCCGCGACGCGGGCTGCTCCGGCGTGGTCTGCAGCGCGCACGAAGTCGCGGATCTCAAGAACTTCTTCGGCGAAGATTTTCTCACGCTCACGCCCGGAATTCGCCCGCGCCAAGCAAGCCACGGCGACCAGAAGCGGGTCGTCACGCCGGCGCAGGCGGTAGCGGTCGGTGCGGACTATCTGGTCGTCGGCCGCCCGATCACTCAGGCGCCGGATCCGCTGCACGCCGCGCGTGCGATCCTCGCCGAGATGTCCCCGGCACTCGCCTAATCCAAGGAATCAGGATGTCAACTTTCGATCTCTCGCGCGCGCTCCACGAACGCGGTGCGTTATTGGACGGCCACTTTCGCCTCAGCTCCGGCCGCCATAGCAATCGCTTCGTTCAGAAATTCCGCATTTTGGAAGACCCCCGTTTGGTCGAGGAGGTCGCGCGCGGCATCGCCGGGGCGTTTCGCTCGGTTCGCCCGACGGTCGTGGTGAGCGCGGCGGTGGGCGGCATCGTTTTGGGCTACGAAGTTGCGCGACAACTCGGCACGCTGGCGCTCTTCGTCGAAAAAGAGGACGGCGTCCCGAAGCTGCGCCGCAATTTTCAACTCAACGCCGACGATCGCGTCCTGATCGTCGAGGACGTCGTTACGACCGGCATGTCGGTGCGTGAGGTGATCGACGTGGTGCGCGGCCACGGAGCGCACGTCGCGGGCGTCGGCATCATCGTCAAGCGCGGCGATGCGGATTTCGGCGTGCCGACGCACGCGCTGCTCGATCTGCCGATCGTTTCATACGATCCCGCCGAGTGCCCGCAGTGCGCGTCGGGTGCGCCGATCGACGACCCCGGGTCGCGGCGAGCGTAGGCGCGTGCGATGACCCGCTCCGTCGTGCGCGCGCTCGCTCCATACAAAGCCGGAACGTCGATCGAAGAGGTGCGCAAGCGTTTCGGCCTGGAACGGATTATCAAGCTCGCATCGAACGAAAATCCGCTCGGAAGTTCGCCCAAGGCGCTGGCGGCACTCCAGCATCTCGATGGATTGCACCTGTACCTCGACGACGCGCACCTGGAATTAAAGACCGCGCTCGCCGGCCGCTACGGGCTGAGTGCCGAGAACGTCGTGCTCGGGCACGGCAGCAACGAATTGGTGGGTTTGATCGCGGAGATGTTGCTCGAACCGGGCCTGCAAGCCGTGATGGCAACCCCGTCGTTTCAGCTGTACCGCCTGGCCACGCTCGTGCGCGGGGCCGCGGCCGTCGAAGTTCCGCTCGTCGAAGGCAAACACGATCTCGAGGCGATGCTGGCAGCCGTTACCGAACGCACCGCGTTGATGTTTCTATGCGATCCGAACAATCCGACCGGCACCTCGCTGGACGGCGCGCAGTGGGAGATGCTTCTGGCGCGCCTTCCGAGCCATGTGACGCTCGTCATCGATCGCGCGTACAGCGAGTATATGGATGCCGATGCGCCGGACGTAACGGCCTTTATCAAGCGGCGTCCTAAAACGCTGGTGCTGCGAACGATGTCGAAAATCTACGGCTTGGCGAGCTTGCGCGTAGGTTACGGCTTCGGCGATGCGGAGAGCATCGGATGGCTCGACCGCATACGCCTGCCGTTCAACGTCTCGTTGCCTGCGGCGTTGGGCGCGTTGGGAGCGCTCGAGGACGATGCGTTCGTGCGCCGCAGCGTCGAGTTGAACGAAGCCGGCAAGGCCTATCTCGGGGCCGAATTCGCGCGTCTGGGCCTGCGGGCATACCCAACCCAAGCGAATTTCATCGCCGTCGAAGTCCCGGTCGAGGCGACGCGCGCGTACGAAGCGCTGCTCGAGCGCGGCATCATCGTGCGGTCGGGCGACGCGCTGCATATGCCGGGTTGGCTGCGCGTGACGATCGGCACGCCCGAGGAGAATCGAGCATTTGTGGCCGCCCTCGAAGAGCTTCTCGTGCAATGGCGCGCCTGAGCGTTCGGGCCGGCGGCGAGGCAGACCGCGCGTTCATCCGGGCCTTGGGAAAACGCACCGCGATGGACAGCGTTTCGCCGGTGCGCCGCGCCTCGCCGAGTGCGGTCCTCGAGAGCTACGATCGCTTACTCGATATCGTGGAGAATCAATCCCACGTGGCCCTGATCGCCGAGCGCGACGGCAGGCCGGCCGGGTTTTTGCTTCTGCTCGATCGGCTTGCGGATGAGGTGACGGGCGAGCCGCAGGCCTTCGTCGCGTATATGGCCGTCGAACGGGCCCATCGACGGGAGGGCGTGGGAGCGGCGTTGATGCGCGCCGCCGAGGATGAGGCTCGGAGCAGAGGTCTGCCGTATATAGCGCTGATGGTGACCGAAGAGAATGCGGCGGCGCAGGCACTCTACGCGACTTTTGGCTTCGTAACGGAACGGCGACTGCTGTGCAAAGAGCTATAGCCCGGGCCACCTGGCGCCGCGTCGCCTGGGGCTCGGCGATCGTGGTGCTGGCGGCCCTGGCGGTGATTTTTGCCGCGCATATTCCGCGCACGATGTCGATCTTCTTGATCGCGGCCTTCATCGCGTTTGGCGTCGAGCCGATCGTCGTCCACTTACAGCTGCGCCGCGTGCCCAAACCGCTGGCGATCAGCATCGTCTTTCTCTGCCTGCTGGGAATCATCGTCGTGGGCGTCATGGTAATCGTGCCGCTGACGATCAATCAGGTCCAGGGACTCGCTGCAAGCATCCCAACGTATGTGTCGACGCTCCAAGCGTGGCTTACGACTCTGCAAGAATCGCTGCAGGAGCACTTGCCGGCGCTGCACATTCCCAGCACGTCGTTCGATCTCGGCCAACTCGGGACGCAGCGTCTCTCCGCCCTTGCAACCGGCACGATCTCCTCGGTGGGAAGCATTCTGGTGAGCACGGCGACGGGGTTCTTCGTGGCGTTTTCGTCGATCGTGCTGTCGTTTTTCTTCCTGCTCAACGATTCGCAGATTACCGACGGGTTCGCCGCGATGTTTCCGGAGAGCAGGCGCAGTACGGCGCGCAACCTCGCGGCCGAGATCACCCAGGTCTTCGGAAGTTACATCTCCGGGCAGGTGATCGTCAGCGCGATTACCGGGGTGGTAGTGGGCACGCTCTGCGCGCTGATCGGTTTCAAGCTCTGGCTGATTCTGGGGATCATCACGTTCGTGGGGTACTCGATTCCCGTCATCGGCATGTTGATCGTGCAGGTGATCGCGCTGATCCTCTGCGCCCCGCAAGGGGGGTGGATGATTCTCTGGGTTCAGGTGATCACGTTCGGCATGGCCCGCGTAAGCGATAATATTTTGGTGCCGAAGATCATGGGCGATTCGGTCGGCGTCTCGCCGATCGGCGTCATGTTCGCGGTCTTTGCAGGCGGCGAGTTGTTCGGCGTTCCGGGCTTGCTTTTGGGGATCCCGGCGGCTGCGCTCGTCAAGCTCCTCTGGCGTTACTTCGTTTCGCCGTGGCTGCACGCGCAACTCGATAAACGATAGCTTTCCTACTTGGCGATGCGGCCGTCTTCGAGGGCCGCGGGTTCGAATTCGAACACGACCGAGCGATCCGGCTCGAAGTCCGCGCGGTGAGGCGCGTGGTGGTCGACGCGCTGGAGCAGGTCGCGGATGACGTTGAGCCGCGCCCGCTTTTTGTTGTTGGCATTCACGACGATCCACGGCGAAGCAGGCGAGGAGGTGCGGGCGAACATCGCGTCGCGGGCCTTGCTGTACGCATCCCAGCGGTCGATCGCGGCATCGTCGATCGGACTGATCTTCCATTGTTTGAGCGGGTCTTCGCGGCGCGATTCCAGGCGCTTTTTCTGCTCGTCCTTGTCGATGTCGAGGTAGTACTTCACCAAATGAATGCCCGAGCGCACGAGCATATACTCGAACGTCGTGACGGTCTCCATAAACTGCTCGTAGTCGTCGTCGGTGCAAAACCCCATGACGCGCTCGACGCCGGCGCGGTTGTACCAGCTCCGATTGAACAGCGCGACTTCGGCCGCGGCCGGGAGATGGGGGACGTAGCGTTCGAAATACCATTGCGTGGTTTCGCGTTCGGTCGGCTTGCCGAGCGCGACGACGCGCGTTTCGCGCGGGCTCAAATGCTCGGTAATGCGTTTGATCGTGCCGTCTTTGCCGCTACTATCGCGGCCCTCGAAGATCGCGAGAACTTTGAGCTGATGTTTGATCGCGTGGCGCTGGAGTCCGACGAGCGCAACTTGAACGTCGTGTAAGCTCTTGGCGTATTTTTTCCCCATCGTACTATCGCGGTTGCGCCACGACGGCGAGCGCATCCTCGTACAGCGGGGCGCCGCAGGCGAAGGCAGCCTTGCGCCGAGGGACATCGAAGATCGCCCCGCTATCTCGATCCGCAAATGCCAGCAGGAGCGCGCGATCGCGGCCGGCCTCGACGCACGCCAGCGCATCACTGACATCGTAGACCGACGTTGAGGGCGAGAGAACGTTCACGATGCCCGAACGCAGCCCCCAGGTGGCGACGCGAGCCGGGCGCTCGGCGATCAGCCATGCGAAGACGTTCGAACGGGCGCCGCCCAGCGTGGTGGCGTCCGCATAGTAATCGGCCGGATGAACCGCGGCCAGCGCCGCGCCGATGCCGATCGCGCAGGCGAGCGCTACCGGCACGAGCCAAGCCCGGCGTAGCGCGCCGGCCAGAGCGAACGTGCCGACGGCGATCGCTGCAACGCCCAGGGCGGACCTGGTTGGAGCGTCGTTCCAGTAGGTGGCCAGAATCGTCGCAACGCCGGCGATCGTTGCCGCAAGGGTGACGGCGACCGCGGCGGCAGGGAAACGTTTACCGATGCGCGCGAGGACCAAGGCGCCGATTGCGATCGCCGGTATTGCAAGGCGGAGGGCCAACCCGCTCGCGAGCTGTGGAACTTGATTTTCATACGAAAACGGTAGCGCGAGAAAGACGATGACGGTAACCCACGCATACGCGCCGAGCCAACGATCTTTCGCGCTCCAAAACGGCGCGGAGAGGGCGGCGAACACGGCCAGCGCGGCAAACGGCGCGTCGCTCACAAAGACGCGGAGCAACTCGGCGAGCGCGCCGATACCGTGGGCGAGAATCGTTTGCTGCGCCGCCGTGGCGATCGAGCTCTGCGCGATCGTGATGTCGGCATGCGGGTTCAAGATGACGATCCGCGCGAGGACGATGCCCAATACGCCCAAGATCGGGATGAATCGCGCTCGCGATGCCGGGAACGCCAGGAGCGCCAGCAGCCATCCGTAGGGTTTTATCAAAGCTGCGATCGCCGAACTCGACCGGCTCTCGAACGGCCGATCCTTCGCCCACAGCAGTTCTAAGAGAAAGGCGGCCAGCCAAACATCGTTCTGTAACGAGCCGGCTTGCACCGCAAGCGGCCACGCCGCAATCGTCGCGCAGGCGATCGTTTGAGCCAACAACGGTGAGGTCCCGATGCGCTCGACGCACCAGGTTGCGATGCGAAAAGCGAGCAACGCCATCGCGAGCAGGCCCGCCCACCCGACCGCGAACGCGCCGGACGTGGTATAGATGCCGCTCGCAAAGGCTTCGCTCCCGAACGGGTACCACCAGTAGCGCGTTTGCGTCGTCCACAGCGAGTGCGCGTGCGCCCACGATGCCGCGTTGGGCAGATGGTACGCCAGCGTGTCGCCGTCGAGCGGCGGGCGCATCAGCGGCGGCCACGCCAATAGCGCGAGGACGGCGATGATGAGGTACGGGGGAGCCTCGGACGTTGGCGCCGACGGCCCGCGTGCACGCTCGCGCAGGTACGCGACGATCAAGGCGGCGATCAGCAGGCACCAGCACGTCGCTGCGTAGAGGACGGCGAGAAGCCCGAGCGTCGCGGGAATCGCTACGCCCAGGACGAGCGCATCGCGAAGGCGGTCGGCAAGCGTGTAACGGTCGCTCGTTCGCAGGGCGGGAGCTGCGAGGAGCAGTCCGACCAGCCAGAGCGCCGCCACCGCGCTCACATGGTCTCCGGCGCGCTTACCCCAACCAGATCGAGGACGCGTGCGAGCACGCTCTTTGCTCCGAGTGCGAGCGCGAGGCGCGCGACACGCAGCTCCCGATCCTCCACCAGAATCTTGCACTCGGTATAGAATTGATGAAAGTCGGTCGCCACATCGCGGGCGTATTTCGCCAACCGGTGCGGCGCGAGATGGTCCACCACGCCCTGAACGACGCCCGGCAACTCGCTCAGCCGCCGGGCCAGCGTGAGTTCCGCGGCATGCGAGAGGCGGTCGAGGTGCGCGCCCGAGCGCGCGAACGCGACGTCGGCCGCATCGGCGTTGCGCAGAACCGACGCGATGCGCGCGTGGCCGTACTGCACGTAGTACACGGGGTTGTCGCTGGTCTGCTCGACCGCGAGCGCGAGATCGAACGTGAGCGGCGAGTCGGTGGCGAGCATAACGAAGAAGAACCGCGCGGCGTCGACGCCGACTTCGTCGAGAATATCGTCGAGCGTGATGATGTTGCCGGCGCGTTTGCTCATGCTGACCTGCTCGCCCGCGCGCATCAGCGTGATCTGCTGCGCGATCATCACGTCGAGCCGCCCGGGATAGCCTAGTGCGGTGGCCAGGCCCTTGAGGCGCCCGATGTAGCCGTGGTGATCGGGGCCGAGCAGATCGATGACGCGATCCGCGCGTTTGAGCTTTTCGTAATGGTAGGCGACATCGGCACCGTAGTAGGTCGGACGCCCGTCCGAACGCAGGACGACGCGGTCTTTATCGTCGCCATAATCGGTTGCGCGGAAGAACAGCGCGCCTTCGCTCTCGTAGGTGAGACCGAGTTCGCGCAAATGGTCGATGTCTTCGCGCACGCGGCCGCTTTCGTGCAGTGCGCGTTCGCTCTGCCACAGATCGTAATGCACGCCGAAACGGCGCGCGGTTTCCTTCTGCAGAGCGAGCAGCGTCTCTAGCCCGTGGCGGGAGAAATACGGCAACCACTCACTCTGCGGAGCGACGATCCAGCGCTCCGCGTCGCGCTGCGCGATATCGGCCGCGATCGGCAAGAGGTATTCCCCCGGATAGCCGTCTTCGGGAAACGGATGCGCGGGATCGAAGTGCTGCAAGTAGCGTGCGTAGAGCGAGCGCCCGAGGGTATCGACCTGCGTGCCGAAATCGTTGACGATCCATTCGGTGAAGACGTCGTACCCGCGCATGCGCATCGCTTTCGCGAGCGTATCGCCGATCGAAAGCGTGCGCCCTTGCACGACCACGAGCGGCCCGGTGGGGTTGGCGGAGCCGAATTCGAGCGAGACGCGCGTGCCGTTGCTCGGCGCCGACCCAAACGTTTCCGCGTCGCGCACGATCTGGGCGAGTTGCGCCTGCCACACCGCCGGCGTCAGCCGCAGGTTGATGAAGCCGGCGACGGACTCGATGGAGCTAAAGTGCGCGCAGACATCCGGCGCGGCCGCGCGTACGTCGGCGACGAGAATTTCCGCGACGGCGTTGGGCGCGGTTCGCGCGACCTTTGCGAGTGGGAAGGCCGCATTGGTGGCAAAATCGCCGAATTCCGGGCGGCGCGGCGCTTCGAACCCGATCTGCGCGGCGACCGTCTGCGGGTAACGCGCGGCGATGGCGGCGCCAAGCGCGCAGCGGAACGCTTCGAGCGCGGATTCGGGCAGCATCAGGTCAGTGGTGGTAGGGCTCATTGCGAGCGATCTTCGCCGCGCGATAGAGCTGTTCCAGCACGATCATGCGCGCCCACTCGTGCAAGAAGGTCAGGTTGGAGAGCGACCAAAGAAATTCGGCGCGCTCGCGTAGCGCGGGCGATGCGCCGTAGGTTCCGGCTATGACAAAAGTCAGGCGTGACGCGCCGCTATGGGTGACCTCGCCGATCTTTCGCGCGAGCGCTTCGCTGGTGAGTTGGGTGCCGCAGCGTTCCAGTAGCCACAGCCGCTCGTCGGGGCGCACGAGCTTGAGGATGCGCTCGCCCTCCTCGTGCATCGAAGACGCCGGCGCGCTACCGTCGCCGGGGCGCACGTCGATTTCCTCGTACGGAAAATACGGTGCGAGACGTTTGCGAAATTCGGCACAGGCCTCCGCGACGTACCGCGCGCGAAGCTTATCGACCGCGATGAGCCTGAGCTGCATGCCAGCAGCATAGCAGACGGCGGGCGGTTCTCATCGCGAGCGTGTGAAGATGTTGCCGTCGCGACGCTCGATCGCTCCGAGAAGCTCGAGTTGCACCAGCGCCGCAATGACCGCGGAAGCGTCGGCCTGCGCGTGCGCCAGCAGCGCGTCCAAATCGCGCTCGCCGTGTGCCAGCAATTCGAACAGCCGCGCGCTCAAAGGGTCCCGCGGTACCAACGGCTCGGGCCGCGCCGCGACCGCGGCCGGAGCGAGCAGCCCCAGCACTTCCAAGACGTCGCGAGCGTCGCGCGCGAGAATGGCGCCGTCGCGGATCAGCGCGTGGCAGCCGGCAACGTGCGGGCGATCGACGTCGCCGGGCACCGCCAGCACGGGGATGCGCCCGGCTGCCCATTGGGCGGTGTTGATCGCGCCGCTGCGGGCCGGTGCCTCGACCACGACGACCGCGTCCGCCAGGGCGGCGACCACGCCGTTGCGGGCGAGAAACTGGCCGGGACGCGGCGCATGCTCGGGCGGGTAGGGTGAGAGCACCGCCCCGCCCTGCTCGATCATCCGGTCGGCTAAGGCGCGGTTACGCGTGGGGAAGAACGCGTGGTGGCCCCCGCCGAGCACGCCGACGGTCGGCGTGCCGCCTGCGAGGGCGCCGCCATGGGCGGCGGCGTCGATGCCCAGGGCCAGGCCGGAGAGGATGCAGCACCCGGCCTGGCCGAGCTCGCGGGCTATCTCCCCGGCGATACGGCGGCCGTACGCCGTGGCGCTGCGCGTGCCGACGATCGCAACGCACGGGCGTGCCAGGGCCTTCGGCGAGCCGGCGCACCACAGGCCGGAGAGCGTCAGCTCCAGGCCCCGTTCGCCGCGCAGGCGTTCGAACTCGGCGAGGGGCAGATAATGGGCCAGCATGCGCCCCCTCCTTCCCGCACGAGGAACCCTCTCGCTAGGCCAAAATGGTGACCCAGGGGGATTCGACCGCAGGCAAGGGAATAAGCCCGCCGCAGTTTACGAACGGGCCGGCCTGGCCCCGACCAAGCTCTGGAGGAACCTCACGTGGCAGCTGAAGCCTATTGCGTCAAGTGTAAAACGAAGCGCCCAATCAAAGACGCAGTCCAGATTACGATGAAAAACGGCCGTCCCGCGACCGAGGGCAAGTGCCCTGAATGCGGTACCAAGATGTTCAAAATCGGAGCGGCGTCCTAACCCGGCCTTCGCTCCCAATCTCACCATCGCCCAGAGGGACTGCGTTTCGGCGCGGTCCTTTTTTGCTTATGCACAGATTGTGTCGTATAATATCCGTACCCACTATATGTGGGAGTATGCCCGGTGCACTCGTGCACCGTTCGAGGAACGGCCGCTGATCTGTCCGACCTGTCGCAAGAGCGAGACCCGCGTGGTGGACTCGCGCGACGACGAAACCGTGGTCCGTCGCCGGCGCGAGTGTTTAGACCCGCGCTGCAAGCATCGCTTTACCACGTACGAGCGGATGGAATCGCCGCGCCTCTTCGTCGTCAAGAAAGACGGGCGGCGCGAGCAATACAGCCGCGAGAAGATCCTCGGCGGCTTGCGCAAGGCCTGCGAAAAGCGCCCCATCTCCGAGAGCCAGATGGAGGCGGTCGCGGCGGATCTCGAACGCGAGCTCTTCGCGCGCGGCGAGAGTGAAGTGCCCTCGACCATGGTCGGCGAGAAGTTGATGGAGGCGCTCAAGAACCTCGACCCGGTTGCGTACATCCGCTTTGCGAGCGTGTATCGCTCATTCCGCGATATCGAAAGCTTTCGAGAAGAACTCACGCAACTGCTCGCCAAATGACCCTGGACATGTTGAATGGCGTCCGGGTCGCGTTGATGCGCCTACCCGAAGGGGAAGGCTTGCCGATCCCAACTTACATGAGCGACCTAGCGGCCGGTGCCGATCTGTACGCGGCAGTGCGCGACGAACTGGTTCTGTTACCGGGAGCGCGCGCGCTCGTGCCGGCCGGCTTCGCACTGGCGATACCGCCGGGCTTCGAGGCGCAGATCCGCCCGCGTAGCGGCCTCGCGCTGCGCAGCGGCGTCACATGCTTGAACGCGCCGGGTACGATCGATGCGGATTATCGCGGCCCCGTGCAGGTGCTGCTGGCCAATCTCGGCGCCGAGCCCGTGACCATCGCGCGCGGCGACCGTATCGCGCAACTCGTCGTCGCGCCCGTTTCGCGAGCCAGCTTCGAAGAAGTAGCGGATTTACCGCAGAGCGTACGCGGCGCGGGCGGTTTCGGCAGTACGGGAGTTGCATGATGAAGGTTTACATCGTCGGCAAGGGCGCCGTCGGTACGTATCTGGGCGATATGCTCGCGGCGGTCGGGGTGGAGGTTGCATACGCTCCGCGTGAGCTCGCCGCGGTTACGCGATACGATGCCGATGTGGCCATCGTTACGACCAAGGCCTACGACACGCCGGGCGCGATCGAGACCCTGCGCGCGGCGATTGCTTTCCCGGAGCGTTGCGTTTTCGTTTCGCCGCAGAACGGGATCGGAAACGAGGAACGGCTCGCCGAGGCGTTCGGGGCCGACAACGTTGTAGCCGCCGCGCTCACCGTGCCAGTCGATCGAGATCGCGATGGCCGCGCCAGCGCTACCAAAGAGGGTGGGCTCGCGTTTGCGCCGGTCGGTACGAGCGCGTTCAACTGGCTCGTGGCAACCTTCGCGAGCACCGGCCTCAACGTCAAGGTCGTCGATAACTGGCGCGCCCTAAAGTGGAGCAAGCTCGCGCTCAACGTCGTCGCGAACGCGAGTTGCGCGATCCTCAACGTTTTGCCGAACCGCCTCGTGCATTTCGAGAAGATTTTTACGCTCGAGATTCGCATGATTCGCGAGGTACGCGCGGTCATGCACGCGCTCGGCCTCACACCGATCGATCTGCCGCGCTACCCCGTCAAGGCGCTCTTCGCGGCGGCGGCGCTGCCGAGCCCGATCGCGCGCGGCGTCATGTCGAACAGCATCGCGAGCGGACGCGGGACGAAGGCGCCGTCGTTGCTGCTCGATCTGCGTCGCGGCGAACCGCAAACGGAAGTCGACGTGCTCAACGGCGCCGTCGCGCGATACGGCATCGAACACGGGGTGCCGACGCCCGTCAATGCGGTGTACGCGCGCGTGCTCGACGATATCGCGCACATGCCGCAACTCTGGGCGAAGTACCGCGAACGGCCGGAGGCATTGGAAGCCGAGGTTCTCGCGGAGATGAAACGCGTCAAGGCGTTACGGCGGGGAGCATAGATGCGCGATCCTAACGTACCCGAATCGCTCGAGGGCTGGTGGATTCTCCACCGGATGTTCGCGTTCGACCGCCGCGGCTGGGACGCGCTGCCTGAGAAACGGCGCGCGCGGTACGCGAGCCACGCCCACGATTTGATCGAGCACCTGCGCTCCCGCGAAGAGTCGGATGCCGGGCTCGCGCAGATCAT belongs to Candidatus Dormiibacterota bacterium and includes:
- the hisC gene encoding histidinol-phosphate transaminase, with protein sequence MTRSVVRALAPYKAGTSIEEVRKRFGLERIIKLASNENPLGSSPKALAALQHLDGLHLYLDDAHLELKTALAGRYGLSAENVVLGHGSNELVGLIAEMLLEPGLQAVMATPSFQLYRLATLVRGAAAVEVPLVEGKHDLEAMLAAVTERTALMFLCDPNNPTGTSLDGAQWEMLLARLPSHVTLVIDRAYSEYMDADAPDVTAFIKRRPKTLVLRTMSKIYGLASLRVGYGFGDAESIGWLDRIRLPFNVSLPAALGALGALEDDAFVRRSVELNEAGKAYLGAEFARLGLRAYPTQANFIAVEVPVEATRAYEALLERGIIVRSGDALHMPGWLRVTIGTPEENRAFVAALEELLVQWRA
- a CDS encoding GNAT family N-acetyltransferase gives rise to the protein MARLSVRAGGEADRAFIRALGKRTAMDSVSPVRRASPSAVLESYDRLLDIVENQSHVALIAERDGRPAGFLLLLDRLADEVTGEPQAFVAYMAVERAHRREGVGAALMRAAEDEARSRGLPYIALMVTEENAAAQALYATFGFVTERRLLCKEL
- a CDS encoding 23S rRNA (pseudouridine(1915)-N(3))-methyltransferase RlmH; the encoded protein is MQLRLIAVDKLRARYVAEACAEFRKRLAPYFPYEEIDVRPGDGSAPASSMHEEGERILKLVRPDERLWLLERCGTQLTSEALARKIGEVTHSGASRLTFVIAGTYGASPALRERAEFLWSLSNLTFLHEWARMIVLEQLYRAAKIARNEPYHH
- a CDS encoding DNA-processing protein DprA; translated protein: MLAHYLPLAEFERLRGERGLELTLSGLWCAGSPKALARPCVAIVGTRSATAYGRRIAGEIARELGQAGCCILSGLALGIDAAAHGGALAGGTPTVGVLGGGHHAFFPTRNRALADRMIEQGGAVLSPYPPEHAPRPGQFLARNGVVAALADAVVVVEAPARSGAINTAQWAAGRIPVLAVPGDVDRPHVAGCHALIRDGAILARDARDVLEVLGLLAPAAVAARPEPLVPRDPLSARLFELLAHGERDLDALLAHAQADASAVIAALVQLELLGAIERRDGNIFTRSR
- a CDS encoding AI-2E family transporter, producing MQRAIARATWRRVAWGSAIVVLAALAVIFAAHIPRTMSIFLIAAFIAFGVEPIVVHLQLRRVPKPLAISIVFLCLLGIIVVGVMVIVPLTINQVQGLAASIPTYVSTLQAWLTTLQESLQEHLPALHIPSTSFDLGQLGTQRLSALATGTISSVGSILVSTATGFFVAFSSIVLSFFFLLNDSQITDGFAAMFPESRRSTARNLAAEITQVFGSYISGQVIVSAITGVVVGTLCALIGFKLWLILGIITFVGYSIPVIGMLIVQVIALILCAPQGGWMILWVQVITFGMARVSDNILVPKIMGDSVGVSPIGVMFAVFAGGELFGVPGLLLGIPAAALVKLLWRYFVSPWLHAQLDKR
- the dut gene encoding dUTP diphosphatase; its protein translation is MLNGVRVALMRLPEGEGLPIPTYMSDLAAGADLYAAVRDELVLLPGARALVPAGFALAIPPGFEAQIRPRSGLALRSGVTCLNAPGTIDADYRGPVQVLLANLGAEPVTIARGDRIAQLVVAPVSRASFEEVADLPQSVRGAGGFGSTGVA
- the pyrF gene encoding orotidine-5'-phosphate decarboxylase, yielding MSQLIVALDVPGPEQAEALIDQLYELDVIFKIGLEALCGYPERIFSYLQARDVRYFVDVKLHDIPRTVGAAIRQLVRPGAHIINVHALGGLEMMRAAVESADARADELGISRPHIFAVTILTSLAHEDLGELGLSGGIGENATRLAALARDAGCSGVVCSAHEVADLKNFFGEDFLTLTPGIRPRQASHGDQKRVVTPAQAVAVGADYLVVGRPITQAPDPLHAARAILAEMSPALA
- the nrdR gene encoding transcriptional regulator NrdR; this translates as MWEYARCTRAPFEERPLICPTCRKSETRVVDSRDDETVVRRRRECLDPRCKHRFTTYERMESPRLFVVKKDGRREQYSREKILGGLRKACEKRPISESQMEAVAADLERELFARGESEVPSTMVGEKLMEALKNLDPVAYIRFASVYRSFRDIESFREELTQLLAK
- the argS gene encoding arginine--tRNA ligase — translated: MSPTTTDLMLPESALEAFRCALGAAIAARYPQTVAAQIGFEAPRRPEFGDFATNAAFPLAKVARTAPNAVAEILVADVRAAAPDVCAHFSSIESVAGFINLRLTPAVWQAQLAQIVRDAETFGSAPSNGTRVSLEFGSANPTGPLVVVQGRTLSIGDTLAKAMRMRGYDVFTEWIVNDFGTQVDTLGRSLYARYLQHFDPAHPFPEDGYPGEYLLPIAADIAQRDAERWIVAPQSEWLPYFSRHGLETLLALQKETARRFGVHYDLWQSERALHESGRVREDIDHLRELGLTYESEGALFFRATDYGDDKDRVVLRSDGRPTYYGADVAYHYEKLKRADRVIDLLGPDHHGYIGRLKGLATALGYPGRLDVMIAQQITLMRAGEQVSMSKRAGNIITLDDILDEVGVDAARFFFVMLATDSPLTFDLALAVEQTSDNPVYYVQYGHARIASVLRNADAADVAFARSGAHLDRLSHAAELTLARRLSELPGVVQGVVDHLAPHRLAKYARDVATDFHQFYTECKILVEDRELRVARLALALGAKSVLARVLDLVGVSAPETM
- the ppk2 gene encoding polyphosphate kinase 2; translation: MGKKYAKSLHDVQVALVGLQRHAIKHQLKVLAIFEGRDSSGKDGTIKRITEHLSPRETRVVALGKPTERETTQWYFERYVPHLPAAAEVALFNRSWYNRAGVERVMGFCTDDDYEQFMETVTTFEYMLVRSGIHLVKYYLDIDKDEQKKRLESRREDPLKQWKISPIDDAAIDRWDAYSKARDAMFARTSSPASPWIVVNANNKKRARLNVIRDLLQRVDHHAPHRADFEPDRSVVFEFEPAALEDGRIAK
- the pyrE gene encoding orotate phosphoribosyltransferase, with amino-acid sequence MSTFDLSRALHERGALLDGHFRLSSGRHSNRFVQKFRILEDPRLVEEVARGIAGAFRSVRPTVVVSAAVGGIVLGYEVARQLGTLALFVEKEDGVPKLRRNFQLNADDRVLIVEDVVTTGMSVREVIDVVRGHGAHVAGVGIIVKRGDADFGVPTHALLDLPIVSYDPAECPQCASGAPIDDPGSRRA
- a CDS encoding DUF5679 domain-containing protein; translation: MAAEAYCVKCKTKRPIKDAVQITMKNGRPATEGKCPECGTKMFKIGAAS